The Oscillospiraceae bacterium genome contains the following window.
CCTTTTCTTTCTGGGCCTGTACTTTACAAACCGCAATCTGCTCTATGCTTCGTCAGATTTCGCCTCGGTGCTCTACACCATGACGATGATCCTGCTGTTCCTGCTGCCGGCCATCAGCATGCGCAGCTTTGCCGAGGAACGCAAAAACAAGACCGACCAGCTGCTTTTGACCAGCCCGGTCAGCATTCCGGCCATTGTGGCTGGTAAGTTTCTGGCAGAGCTCGCTGTTTTTGCGCTGCCGCTGGCGGCAGCTGTGGTGATGCCGCTGCTGCTACAGGCATTCGGCACGGTGTCGCTGGTGGCGGCCTACAGCGCCCTGCTGGGCTATCTGCTGCTGGGCGGCGCCTGTCTGGCTGTGGGCACCTGGATCTCCGCTCTGACCGAAAACCAGATACTGGCCTATCTTGCCACCTTCGGCGCGCTGCTGGTGGCCTACCTGATGAACGGCATCCAGACGATGTTCACGACCGGCAACCTGCTGGCGTTTATTGTCTTTATGATCGTGCTGCTGGTGGCGTCTGTTCTGGTGGGCGTCATCTGCAAACGGCTGGCGGCGGGCGCTGTAGTATTCTGTGCGGGCGCGGTGGTGCTGTTTGTGCTGTTTCAGCTGCGCCCGGCATGGCTTTTGACGGCCTTCAATGCGGTGCTGTCCGCGCTGGCCCTGTTTGAGCCGTTCAAGGACATTGTGGGCGGGATGTTCAGTATCCCGGCCATTGTCTACTATCTGTCGGTCATGGGGCTGTTCCTCTTTTTGACCGGGCAGGCGCTTGCACGCCGCCGTTGGAACTGAGGAGGTACACTGAGCATGAAAAAACAGAATGGTATTTGGCAGGGCGGCAGCAAGCGCACCCTGCACAGCGGCCTGTACGCCAGTGTGCTGGCAGCGGTCGTGCTGGCGGTGGTCGTGCTGCTGAACCTTGTCGTCCGCGCACTGCCTACAAAATATATGCAGTATGACATCTCCACGACCGCACTCTTTACCTTGAGCGATACGACCGAGAACCTGCTGCATGAGCTGAACACCGATGTGACCGCCTACTATCTGGCCGAGAGCGGGCAGGAGGACGCCAACATCACCCGCCTGCTTGACCGCTATGCGGGCGAGAGCAGCCACTTTAGCTGGCAGCAGCGGGACCCGGTGCTTTACCCGACCTTTGCCCAGCAGTATGACGGTGCCTCCACCGGCAGTGTCGTGCTGGTCAGCGGGGAAAACAACACCGTCCTTTCCTACAATGACATGTATGAGATGGACCTTGAAAGCTACTACACCACCGGCACGGCAAACTACAGCTTTCAGGCAGAAAACGCCATCACCTCCGGCATCGCCAAGGTCACCCGCACCGAGGCTTACCAGCTGTATGAGCTGACCGGCCATGGGGAGACGGCCCTGACCAGCGATTTTACCGAGACTCTGAACAACGCCGGCGTCACGGTGACAGAGCTGAACCTTGTGACGAGCGGCAGCATCCCGGCCGACGCCGGCGCACTGCTCATCAACGCGCCGGGGGCAGACCTGACCGATGCCGAGGCAGCGCTGCTGAACGAGTATGTTGCAAACGGCGGCAAGCTGTTTGTGACCACCGACTTTACGACCGCAACGCCGAAGCTGGATTCTGTGCTGACCGCCTGCGGCATGAACCGCCAGCCCGGTCTGCTGATCGAAACGGACGCCGACCATTACCCCTACGGTTACCCGCAGACCTACCTGCTGCCCACGGTGGTCAGCAATGAGATCACAGCGGGCGTGTCGCAGAGCATGATGGTCTACACCCCCATCGCGCAGGGCATCACCACCGATGAGGACAGCGAATTTACCTTTACCCAGCTGTTGACCACCGGTGATACAGCCTACGCGATGGAAAACTACGCCACTGCCGAGACCGCCCAGAAGGCTGACACCGACCCCGAGGGCAGCTTTGCCGTGGCCGTTGCGGCTGAGAATGCCGCGACCGGGGCGCGTGTCGTCTGGGTCAACTGCCCGAACCTGCTGCTGAGCAGCATCAACCAGCAGGTGTCAGGCGGCAATGCACAGCTGCTGGGCAGTGCCGTCAACTGGCTGAACGGTGCGCAGACTACGGCAGTCATCAATGCCAAGAGCATGAGCGCCGCCTCGCTGAATGTGCCGGTCTCGGCGGCTGTGCCGCTGGGCGTGCTGTTTACGCTGGTGCTGCCCATCGTCTGTCTGATCGCGGGTGCGGTGATTTGCGTGGTGCGCCGCCGCAGATAAAGGAGAGCCATGAAGAACAACGCAAAAAAAACAAAAAAGCTGCTGCCGCTGGCCGTGCTGCTTGCCGCAGCCGCCCTGCTGGGCATCCTGCTGGCGGTGCTGACCCGCAGCAGCACGGATGCCGCAGATACAACGATCCCGCTGTGCGGCTTTACGGCAGAGGAGATCGACCGGCTGGCCTACTCCGGCAATAATATGGATGTGACGCTGCTCAAGGGCAGCACAGGGGACTGGATGCTGGATTCCGACCCGGCCCTGCCGCTGGATCAGGAAAAGGTCACAAGCCTTGTGGAGCAGTATGCCGCGCTGGCGGCGCTGCGCAAGCTGGAGGGCAGTGACCTTGCCGAGCTGCCCGAAAAGAGCGCTGCACCCCAGATGACCATCACCATCGGCGCGGGGGAAAAGACCCTTGCCCTGACGGTGGACCAGCTGAACGCCGTTGCCGATGTCTACTATGTCTACGATGAAAGCGGTGCAGCGTATACCGTTATGCGCAGCGACCTTGCGACCCTGAGCAAGTCCCCGCGGGATCTCTACAAGGCGCAGACGCTGACCGACAAGACGCTGAGCGATGTGGCGGCCATGCAGGTGAACGACCTGCAGTTTACCCAGACGGACGGCAGCTGGACGCTGACCGATGACCCGGACTATCCCGTGAGCCAGAGCAGCATCAAAAAGATGGCCAGCACGATTTTGCAGATGCAGACGGCGTGGACCGTCACTGCGCCCGAGGCCGATACCGCCTACGGTCTGGACAGCCCCGATGTCACGGCCGTGCTGACCTTCACTGACGGCACAAGCCTGACCGTGCGGTTCGGCAATGCGGTGGCCGCTGCTGCGGACGGAAGTGACGGGGACAGCCTGTGCTATCTTGCCAGCGATGCCGCACCGACTGTTGTGTATGAGGTCAACGCCGATTCCAAGCTTGCCTACGCGGTGACAAAGGAAAGCTTATACGAGGAAACGGCCACCGCCGAGACCGCCGCCAGCGACCCGGTGGCGCAGTACCCCGTCGGCGGGGAGGATGACTACGCCGACAGCCTGCCGGAATGACGATACCAATGCGCTGCCCTGCGCCGGGCAGCGCATTTTTCTTGCCCGCGGTCGGGAAATATGCTACTATATAATCAGGCTGTCAAAAAACTCTTGTAGGGGTGAGCATTGCTCGCCCGCGCCCGTTTGCCTGTGAAAAAGCTTTCTTAGAAAACGCGTTGCTGCGCCAGGTTGGCGTGCGACCAATGGTCGCCCCTACACATTCAATAGACCAGGAATGTGGTTTTTGACACGATGTATTTACTTATAGAATACACGATACAAAAGGGGCCGCTGCCCGCTCCCCCGGAAAGGTGGTATTCCATGAAAAAGCGCTTTTTTCTGCCCGTTCTGCTGGCGGCGCTCTGCGCCTGCAATGCGGCCGTGCCAACGCCCACCCCAACGCCCGCCCCGGCAGCGACACCGACCGTAGAGGCGCAGCCCGCCGATGCGCTGACGCTGGAAGAAAAGGTCGGTCAGCTTTTCATCGTCCGCCCGGATGCACTCGACCTGAGCCTTTCGCAGGAAACGATCAACGATGCGAAGGCCGATGGCGTGACCACTGTGACAAACGATATGCGCAGGGCGCTACAGCAATACCCCGTGGGCGGCATCTGCCAGTTTGGCAAAAACATCGAATCGCCGTCCCAGCTGGCGCGTTTTAATAAAGAGTTGCAGGGCGCAAGCGCCACGCCGCTGTTTATCGCGGTGGATGAGGAGGGCGGTCTTATCGCCCGTCTGGCGAACAACGATGCGTTTACGCTGCCACGCTACGCCAGCGCCGCAGCCGTGGGCGCGAGCGGCAACCCCGAGGATGCCCGCGCCATGGGGCAGACCATCGGCGCTTATCTGAAGGAATACGGCTTTACTATGGACTTTGCGCCCGATGCCGATGTGAACACCAACCCGGATAACCCGATCATCGGCACCCGCGCTTTCTCGTCCGATGCCGATACCGCTGCTGCCATGGCCGCCGCTATGGCAGACGGACTGCGGCAGAACGGCATTCTGCCGACCCTCAAGCATTTCCCCGGCCACGGCGACACCGCCGAGGACAGCCACACAGCGCTGGCCGTGACCTACAAAACGCAGGAGGAGCTGGCAAGCTGCGAGCTGCTGCCCTTTGGGGCAGACACCGGCCTGCACGCCGTTATGGTGGGGCATATTGCTGCGCCGAATGTGACAGGCAGCGATACCCCGGCCACACTCTCGCCGCAGCTGGTCGCAATGATTCCGAACGCCGAAGACACGCTGATCGTCACCGATTCGCTGGCGATGGATGCCATCGCCGATGCCTACACCCCCGGCGAGGCTGCTGTGCTGGCCCTGCAGGCGGGCTGTGATGTACTTTTGATGCCAAACTCCCTGCCGGAGGCCTACGCTGCCGTGCTGGAGGCCGTACAAAACGGTACGATCACGCAGGAGCGCCTTGACCAAAGCGTCAACAAAATTCTGCGCTATAAAGAGGTATTTACTCATGTCTGAAACTGTCTGGGCCGTTGATGGCTCCTTTTTTGCCCAGCGCCTTTCCGGAATTCAGCGCTATTCCATCGAGCTGCTCGCAGCTCTCGATCGCATTGTGCCGCCCGGCCTTGTGGAGATCGTCACCCCGCAGGGGGTTGAGACACCGCCGTATACAAACATAAAGACTGTGCCCTTCGGCACGCACAAGGGCGGTGTATGGCAGCAGCTGGATTATCCGCGTTATCTGAAGCAGCGCGGTGCCAAGGGGCTTGCCACCTGCAATGTCATTCCGCTGTTCGGCTTTCGGGGCATTGCGGTCGTACACGATGTTTGCTACCGCGCCCGCCCGGACTTCTATACCAATCCGCGCGGCCGGCTGAGTGCGGCGTGGCACCGCCTGCAGTATCGCCGCATTGCCAAAAAAGCCGAGCGCATCATCACGGTATCGGAGTTCTCCAAAAGCGAGATTACCAAATATTACGGCGTGCCTGCGTCCGAAATAGAGGTCGTCTACAACGCCTGGCAGCAGATGGAGCGCATCACGCCCGATGACAGCATCTTTGCAGCCTACCCGCAGCTGAAAGCAGGCGCGTATTATTTCAGCATGGCGAATCTGCTCAAGAACAAGAATTTCCCGTGGGTGCTGCGTGCAGCCAAGGCCCGGCCCGATGCGGTGTTTGCCATTGCAGGCGGCGGCAGTCTTGCGGCCCAGGCAGAGCGCCTTGGGCTTGCCGATCTGCCGAATGTGCTGTATCTGGGCTATGTATCGGACGGT
Protein-coding sequences here:
- a CDS encoding ABC transporter permease, with protein sequence MTAIFKREFKSCFTGMIGWVIAAVSLFFLGLYFTNRNLLYASSDFASVLYTMTMILLFLLPAISMRSFAEERKNKTDQLLLTSPVSIPAIVAGKFLAELAVFALPLAAAVVMPLLLQAFGTVSLVAAYSALLGYLLLGGACLAVGTWISALTENQILAYLATFGALLVAYLMNGIQTMFTTGNLLAFIVFMIVLLVASVLVGVICKRLAAGAVVFCAGAVVLFVLFQLRPAWLLTAFNAVLSALALFEPFKDIVGGMFSIPAIVYYLSVMGLFLFLTGQALARRRWN
- a CDS encoding GldG family protein, which encodes MKKQNGIWQGGSKRTLHSGLYASVLAAVVLAVVVLLNLVVRALPTKYMQYDISTTALFTLSDTTENLLHELNTDVTAYYLAESGQEDANITRLLDRYAGESSHFSWQQRDPVLYPTFAQQYDGASTGSVVLVSGENNTVLSYNDMYEMDLESYYTTGTANYSFQAENAITSGIAKVTRTEAYQLYELTGHGETALTSDFTETLNNAGVTVTELNLVTSGSIPADAGALLINAPGADLTDAEAALLNEYVANGGKLFVTTDFTTATPKLDSVLTACGMNRQPGLLIETDADHYPYGYPQTYLLPTVVSNEITAGVSQSMMVYTPIAQGITTDEDSEFTFTQLLTTGDTAYAMENYATAETAQKADTDPEGSFAVAVAAENAATGARVVWVNCPNLLLSSINQQVSGGNAQLLGSAVNWLNGAQTTAVINAKSMSAASLNVPVSAAVPLGVLFTLVLPIVCLIAGAVICVVRRRR
- a CDS encoding DUF4340 domain-containing protein, which encodes MKNNAKKTKKLLPLAVLLAAAALLGILLAVLTRSSTDAADTTIPLCGFTAEEIDRLAYSGNNMDVTLLKGSTGDWMLDSDPALPLDQEKVTSLVEQYAALAALRKLEGSDLAELPEKSAAPQMTITIGAGEKTLALTVDQLNAVADVYYVYDESGAAYTVMRSDLATLSKSPRDLYKAQTLTDKTLSDVAAMQVNDLQFTQTDGSWTLTDDPDYPVSQSSIKKMASTILQMQTAWTVTAPEADTAYGLDSPDVTAVLTFTDGTSLTVRFGNAVAAAADGSDGDSLCYLASDAAPTVVYEVNADSKLAYAVTKESLYEETATAETAASDPVAQYPVGGEDDYADSLPE
- a CDS encoding glycoside hydrolase family 3 protein produces the protein MKKRFFLPVLLAALCACNAAVPTPTPTPAPAATPTVEAQPADALTLEEKVGQLFIVRPDALDLSLSQETINDAKADGVTTVTNDMRRALQQYPVGGICQFGKNIESPSQLARFNKELQGASATPLFIAVDEEGGLIARLANNDAFTLPRYASAAAVGASGNPEDARAMGQTIGAYLKEYGFTMDFAPDADVNTNPDNPIIGTRAFSSDADTAAAMAAAMADGLRQNGILPTLKHFPGHGDTAEDSHTALAVTYKTQEELASCELLPFGADTGLHAVMVGHIAAPNVTGSDTPATLSPQLVAMIPNAEDTLIVTDSLAMDAIADAYTPGEAAVLALQAGCDVLLMPNSLPEAYAAVLEAVQNGTITQERLDQSVNKILRYKEVFTHV
- a CDS encoding glycosyltransferase family 4 protein, producing MSETVWAVDGSFFAQRLSGIQRYSIELLAALDRIVPPGLVEIVTPQGVETPPYTNIKTVPFGTHKGGVWQQLDYPRYLKQRGAKGLATCNVIPLFGFRGIAVVHDVCYRARPDFYTNPRGRLSAAWHRLQYRRIAKKAERIITVSEFSKSEITKYYGVPASEIEVVYNAWQQMERITPDDSIFAAYPQLKAGAYYFSMANLLKNKNFPWVLRAAKARPDAVFAIAGGGSLAAQAERLGLADLPNVLYLGYVSDGAAKALMARCRAFLFPTLYEGFGIPPLEAAACGAPEIIVSDTPCMREVYGPSAAYIDLAVNHGDVDSITPAQAPAAAVLARYSWDRSAEKLLQILTA